Below is a genomic region from Hevea brasiliensis isolate MT/VB/25A 57/8 chromosome 3, ASM3005281v1, whole genome shotgun sequence.
AATTTGACATCAAAATGTTTAGTTTGACTAGAATTCCTGTGATTTTGAGAGAAGCAAACAGCAGGAGCATTGTTGCAATAAAATGGTTAAGAGCCTTGAGATGCTCTCAACAACAAGCATACCAGAAATCAATTTCTTTAACCAAATAGCTTGACAAGTAGCCTCATAACAAGCAACATACTCTGCTTCTATAGTGGAGGAAGCGGTAAGTGTCTGTTTGGCATTTTTCCAAGAAACAGCTCCTCCAGACATCATGACTCCTCCAGACATCATGAAGATGTAACCAGAAGTAGATTTTCTATCATCTACACAGCCTGCAAAGTCAGAATCAAAGTACCCAATGACTTCCAGATTGCCAGATCTTTTGTAAGTCAACATATAATTCTTAGTACCCTGCAAATATCTCATAACTTTTTTTGCAGCTTTCCAGTGACTCCATCCAGGATTACTCAAGTATCTACCAAGGACACTAATAGCAAATGCTATATCAGGATGAGTGCATACTTGAACATACATCAAGCTCCCAACTACAGAACTATATGGAATCTTTTCCATTTCAGTCCTTTCTTTGTCATCTTGGGGACACTGAGCTTTAGAGAGTTTCTCACCTAAAAGAACAAGTGCAATAGAAGATGAGCAAGTGTGCATGTTAAATCTCTTAAGAACTCGATCAATATAAGTTCCTTGAGACAAACCCAATATGCCTCGAGACCTATCACGGTGAATCTGAATACCCAGAATATATGTGGCCTCACTAAGATCTTTCATGTCAAAGTGACTAGAAAGCATGTGTTTTGTCTCGTTCAAGAGATTGATGCTATTACTAGCAAGAAGAATGTCATCAACATACAACACTAGAATAATGAAATGGCTCCCACTCACCTTCTGAAAGATGCATTGATCTGAAGCATTCTCCTCAAAACCAAGAGAAGTTAAACTTGATCAAACTTCAGATACCATTGTCTAGAAgcctgtttcaacccataaatggatctttTCAACTTACACACTAAGTATTCTTTACCGGCTTCTATGAAACTgttagtgtaacaccctaggcaaatcccacatcgacaaaacacgggagagatgctgggttcataagttgatagttcctaacccctattgacgcgttttaaaaccgtgagggcttcggcccagagcggacaatatcactagtgggccaggctatTACAGTTAGGTTGAACCATATACACATCTTCATACAAGTCTCTATTTAAGAAAGCTGTTTTAACATCTATCTGGTGGAGTTCTAAGTCATAATGAGCAACTAAAGCCATAACCACATGAAATGCATCTTTAGTGGACACTGGGGAAAAAGTTTCTGTATAATCTATACTTTCTCTCTAATTATAACCTTTTGCTACTACTCTAGCCTTGTACCTTTCTACTTCATCTTTGACTCCACGTTTGGTCTTAAAGACCCATTTACAACCTACAGATTTACAACCATATGGTAATTCAATAAGATCCTAGACTTGATTATGATACATAGAAGATAGTTCATCCTGCATGGCTCTCATCCACTCTAAAGAATTAGGGCCACATATAGCCTCTTGATAAGAAATAGGACCAGAAATATCAGCACCATCAAACTCGTGTTCATGTAAATAGACCATATAATCATTTGATATTGCAGGTCTACGAATCCTTTGAGATCTCCTCAAAGGTGCAACTTCATCAACTGTATCAGGCCCCTCAGCATCTACAATCAGTGGTTCTAAATTGACATCAACAGGATTCTGAACTTCATCATTGCCCTCAGGAGGATTAAAATCTACTGAGGAAGGTAGCAAAGGCACAGGAAAGACAACAGTCTCATCTCTAAGATTGACAACACGAGGTATTTGACTCCCACTATCCATCTCATCCTCAAAATAAATAGCACGATCTGATTAAGTCACTCTAGTGGAATGAGTTGGATAGTAAAATCTACTACCTTTAGAACTTGTACATTAGCCAATAAAGAAACCACTAACAGATTTAGCATCTAGCTTTCTGATCTGAGGGTTATATGGCCTCACCTGTGCCTTACAACCCCATACATGAAAATGTTTCAAACTGGGCTTCTTACTAAACATTAACTCATAGGGGGTCTTAGGCACTGATTTACTAGGAACTTGATTAAGAATGTACACAGCAGTTTTCAAAACATcaccccataaaaattctggtaaAGAAGAATGACTAAACATATATCTCAATATGTCCATCAAAGTACGATTTTGCCTCTctgcaactccattttgttgtggagtcccAAGCATGGTGTACTGTGCCTCAATCCcacattattgtaaatataaagcaAAAGGACCAGGATTTCTAGCAGTCTCAGTATACCTACCATAATACTCACCACCCCTAACTGACCTTACACATTTAATCTTCTTCCTAGTTTTCAGTTCAACAACAGCCTTAAATACTTTAAAGGCATCCAAGGAACTAGACTTTTCATAAAGAAGATCAATCCAACCATATCTAGAATAGTCATTAATAAAAGTGATTTAGTATTTAAAACCTCCCATAGCAATAGGAGAAATGGGTCCACAGATATCTATATGAATCAAATTCAACACATCTTCACTCTTAATTGCCCCTTTGTTTCTAGTTCTAGAAAGAAATTTTCTCTTAATGCAATCAACACATGTATTAAAGTTAGAGAAATCCAGACTATGCAAAACACTCTGTTTAACCATCCTTTCTAATCTTTCCCTAGAAATGTGACCCAAACGTTTGTGCCATAACATTGAAGAGTTCTCATTAACTCTTTGACATTTGTGCCTAATAACAACATTGGTAGGAACATCAACAGATTGAAAAGGAACTGAATTTAAATCCAACATGTATAAACCATTGCATAAAACAGTGGAACCAACAATATCAGATTTAAAATAGATAACAGTTTTTCCATTGCCCTGAAGAAACACATAACCACACTTATCTAAAATAGAACTGGAAATTAAATTTCTCCTTGATGAAGGAATATAAATAGTATCATTTAATTCCAACACATATCTAGAAGATAAATTCAAAGAAACAGTCTCTATGAGTTTTACTACTGCAACTCAATTTACTCCTAAAATAGTATTCTCCTTTTCACTTGGCTTCCTCATGTTTTTTAACCCCTTCCTTTTCATGCTTCTTCTTAAGCTTAAAACAGTCCTCTAACTTATGGCCAAGCTTCTTGCAATAGTTGCAATTGCCTTTGAAGGGCTTCTTCTTAACTATTAAATTATGATAATGCTTACCACCATTCTTGTTTTCAAATTTAGCTTTAGGTTTCTTATCCTTCTGAAATTTCTCATTAGTCTCGCTACTAGACTCTTTAAAAACATAATTAACAGAAGGAGTATTCCCTTTCCTCATAGATTCCTCTTATTGGCACACGATGGCTATCAACTGATCAACTATCCACTCCCCTTGTTGGGAGTTGTAAGAATTCTTGAGAATTTTAAATTGGGGTGGAAGAGATTCAAGAATGCTCCAGACCCGAAAACTTTCTCCCAAATCAAGATCAAAAGACTTGAGCTTGTTGAAATAACTTATAAGTGTCATGATGTGTTCTCGTACTCCATTAACACCATCATATTGGGTGTGCTCCAGCAAAGAAAGATGATGACTCCTTTGAGCCTTGTTAAACTTTTTAAACTTTTCAGCAACAGCCTGCAGAAATTTCTTAGCAGTCTCCTTATCAGGAATACCTTATCTTATGGACTTATCTATAATATAATTCATCACCATTAAGCAGACCCTATTAGAATTTTGCCACTTTTCATGATAAGTCTTCTCAGCAATAGTGGATTCATCAGTAAGTTCAGCAGGTGCATCAACCCTTAAGACTAAATCCAGTTTGGCTATTGCTAGGTACATGCTCAGAGACTCTTTCCAGTCATCAAAATTGGAGCCATTCAGAGTTTTCACAGCAGATAATTGCATAGAAACAGCAGCTAGAATCAAACAATAGAGGAAACTTGAATTATGTATATAACATAATCACAAAACTAAAGTTTCCTTTTAGATCCAGCTAAGAATGTAATTATGAACAAAATTGTTATTTATTATAATCCCGCCTAAGGGTCCCGGATTACAATAAAATCAAGAAAACTCATTGAactcatcaaatatatatatatatatatatatatatatatatatatatatataaaccaacATCTTTAACACTTTTATACCGATAgggtattaaaaaatattaaagataattaacaaataatattacaatcaataataatatattatattaataatgttATACCGATGGGTATATCCACTATTAATATAATCCAAATAGCTCTTGAAGTCCATGGgataaatttttaaacaaactaacaaaataattttatgacTAGTCCCACGATAGGTGAGTTCATAATCATAAAAGTGTTTAACATAAACAGAATTTTCATGAACACTATATTATGAGCATAGTAATAATGTTACTACTCACGAATATGTTTTCAATATGCCTGAACGTAATTAGTTCAACAAAAATAACAACTATTAATAAGCACATAATATTACCATAATTAATAAATACATAAccaaacaaaattataaatattttatgctCTTGCTTTTGTTAAATTAATTGCATGTGACAGTACGCAGGTTTCATATAGGCTACGAAATTCAATTATAATCACTATACGAGTATATTATGTATTATTTCGAAAGCCAACATATAgtcatatgttttttttttttttaaatatatatatatatatatatatatatatatatatatatatatatcatgaaattaaatttaatatttatttaccgAGATTAATATACAAACATACGGCAacgaaattaataaaaaaaatccctaaccatggctctgataccaattgttagaaatacatatatatatatataaattaaatcgtTATAGATTATATGATTAGAGAATCTGTGTACCTGGAAATACGCTTGTATCCATGATTTTCTATGAACAATGAAGAACGGAAGCGAAAGGGTAGGTTCACAACTCTCAATATCCACAGCCTTCAAATTCTATATGAATTAtatctgatatatatatatatatatatatatatatatatatatatatatatatatatatatatatataagagttgGGGCCTCTTCCTTAGTGGGCTTATGGACAGCCTGACCCATTACAGGCTTGCCCAAGCACATGACCCAATCCATTTAGATATTGCCAATTACTAAACTTattatttgatatcattatttaatcTGTCAATGAGCCTAACAATTGATTAATGCTAATCCACAtccagataaaaaataaataattcaacaCTACCCCCTAAAATGAAATCCTTTTGTTCCATGGAGTGAGACCTCCCTGGGCAGATATCAAAATCCTTGATAACTCTATTCTTGTTCTGCTCAGTATGATCACTAATACACATTTGAATATTTTGTGAGAAACCCTTCTCTCCGGCAGAGGAAATTGGTGATCTAAAGTGGATGCTATAGGAAGATGCTCTTTTGTGCCTGCAGTCCCTGGTTCACTCATGTTCCCTATTTTTCCTATGCCCAAACTAGTAGCTTATTTTTTGAAGGTATCTTCTATTATAATGagatttgatacacttgaattgtatagatgtttttaagcacatttacattctatttcatagcatttaggcaagtattttcatgcataatagttgatttcattagtttttataatttctattgtaaagcccttaattccatattttctgcatcatttcaggtgtttgggtgaagctacagaagtataggagtgcaagaaaagcttggaggagtcaagagatagagaattgctgctgatacaaagtacacgggtcgtgtaaaccaagccccaaacCCATGTaaatctctgccagaagaaagccaagagaattgatgagaaacacaagtacacgggtggtgtaatcagacccgtgtaatctgcagggacccgtgtaagtttcTGCCGAGCACAAGTTTGAAGAAacttatgggaacaacagtacacggcccgtgtaattaggcccgtgtagttggcacagacccgtgtaactttctgtgccaaaacaagaccacgcgattctcctccagcaagttacacggccctactttgcgggacccgtgtagtgacacacgggccgtgtactatgttgCAGCTAGTTTTATAACTCAAATTTCCCTCCTGTTTTGGGATAAAAACGAGACTCCTAAGACCCTTTAGACtcagagcaaccaatataaatagaaaagaaaacgtcAAAAGAGGGGTTGGAAAAAAAAGACGACTGTCGCTGGGAGACTACTGAAGGCTGCTGCTGTTGGGTTccgcatcagtaccaaaagaagttctccagctgaagttccacaagatcaatgCTGCAAACTATCTTCCGGTTCTTCGTTTCATCCCCCTAGACAGATtcctattgctttatttctttacatggttttctttttactatatttactttttatcatgatgtttgctggactcactatgagtgagtagtttccttattctggatttaggagagtaatgcttgtaattattattatggatgaacattaagttttatttactggatttgagattcgtttcttgatttaatttcttgtgatcctaatgcatgctatgtgatggtacccacttagacatgattgtagatgttgattgaaggactgaaaggtgaagattaacattagaaaatcaagatcttgaacctaggaattctgacctagacataagcTGATACCTttatggaacctaaaaattggtcaaaggtcttaaaggattttaattaatttgatcaccatgaaagtagggtttgaattaattaaaatacaccctagatgcattgagagaggatttaggataacttagggctaatttccatcaaagaaaacgaacctcaattcagtaaataaacgagataacatccctaataagattcaagtgtgaaatcttaactctAGGATTAttccaaaaatagattacttcattttaagtttactattctagtgtttaaagttaacgaacttcattccctaaatattcgatagcctagacagttaaaattactatgtagattggtacttgctaaacaaaggtgCTAGTGAGAACGATAGTCTACttttcactttattacttgttagcgatccgtgcacttgcggggttgtaaaacttgGCAAACAAGTTTTTAGCGCCGTTGCTGGGGACTCTTTGGcattagtaatatcaagcgataggcaatttagctgatttaggcaattatatttattatataattttattttactggttatatttctcttcttttctctcaggtgcttaatctggtatatgaccagaacaaggccagaagaagaaatatTGGACTGTGATCAGgatatagacagaactctgaaagccatcaggagtgaaaggaaacatcaagagcacggtcaaggagatcctgaaattccaaccatgggcgataataatgacagaccgagactcttgagagattacagagctccatctgtccaaggattttagcctagtgtcactagacccacagtggaagccaacaactttgaattaaaaccaacaaggctccaaatgattcaataaacctagtttgcaggttcacctacagaagacccacactatcacctccaatgctttcttgccctacgtgatacattcaagatgaatggagtgtctgatcaagtaataagactcagagcattcccattctcccttcgggatagagcaaggaagtggttactttctcaaccagctggaacattcactacTTGGGAGaatctctctcaagcttttctagcaaggtattttccacctgcaaagactgcaaaagtaaggcttgagctcaacaccttcagacaaaaggagggagaatcactctatgacgcatgggaaagatataaagacctacaaaaagaatgtccacaccatggtatagaagattggctattagtgcaaaacttctataatgggttactaccctctacaaggagcacagttgattcagctgcaaaaggtgatctaatggagaaaatagtgccacaagcacttgaacttctaaaaAGGGTGGCATACCAtaactatgagtggtcaaatgaaagaggaaatgcaaggaaaacTGCAGGGGTACTAGAAGTAGacaccctaagcatgataaatgctcaatttgatcagctcacaaggaaACTCAAAAAGATGCAAGCTAACACAGTAGGTACAAATAGTCAACCTGAAGACAGCTATAAAGGAGGATACGTGAGTTCAGAATATAAgaatttcaatgaaccctcctcagaacagatgaactatatgAATaacggaggaaacttcaaccagaggcagtcaaacaatccatattcaaatacttacaaccctagaTGGAGGAACCATCCAAATTTCTCttggtccaatcagcagaactagccaataaacaagcaacaaggttacaaaccaccagcaccccctggatttcagaacagaggatAAAACTTTGCACAGTCATCACTACCTCCCCAACCTCAATAACCTGAACCAAAAATGgctatggaaaccatgatggaagggttCCTAGCAGCTCATcaacaacaaactgaattgattaaacacctgacttccagagtggaccaatttgctactcacaacaagatgctagagaatcagattgctcagcaagcaagctcttcaagtaaggctgctggcaaactacctagccaaccagaaatgaaTAAGGGAGCactgtaaggcagttacactgaggagtgggagaactctagtacaaccagagatAAAACCAACAGAGGAAActatagaaaaatctaaagaccaagcagagaaaaaggaggaagaagctaagaaaaatcaggaagaggaagcaaggaagataaagaaattaccagaaccataccagcctcccctaccttttcctcagagattttaaaaagccaaattggacaagcagtttagaAAGTTTTTGGAAGTCTTACAAAAgctttacatcaacatccccttcactgaagcactttctcagatgccatcctatgccaaatttcttaaggaaattctgtcaaagaagagAAAGCTAaaagactatggaacagtagctctaacagaggaatgcagtgccatactgcaaaacaaactgcctccaaagttgaaagatccaggaagcttctccataccttgcctcattggtaacaagaaaatagatctgtgaTCTTGGAGCAAGCGTCagtctaatgcctctatcaatatgcaaaaaggtGGAGATTGGGGAACTGAAACcaacaacaatctcattgcaattggctgatcgatctgttaaatattCTGTAGGAATACTAGAGAACATTccgatcaaagtgggcaaattcttcattccagtggattTTGTTGTCctcgagatggaagaagatgttaaaattcctatcatcttgggaagaccattcttggtaaCTACCAGAGCCATCATAGATGTCAAAAATGGGTGACTAACTCTCaaagtaggagaagaagaagtggagttcaacttgtttgaCATAATAAAACGCAAATTTGAACCTAATGAATGCTTTAAAGTTGACACAATTGACGAACAtgttgaaaaggaatttcatgagacacatcctaaagatcctcttgaagcatgtattatgcacagccacacagtagatgatgaaaatatagaaatagcagcctgtgcacaacagttagcggctcatccacccctaccattAGCTAACGCTTCCGTGATGGAGgatttgaaggaggaacaaaccgaaggtaagctccaggaaaacgctaaacaggtagagcttaaacctctcccctcctcgctaaggtatgcatttctggactcaaattctaaatatcctgttataatcaatgctagcctgtctaaattagaagaggaaaaattgctaagagaacataggatccatagcaaagccatagggtataagatagaagacctgaagggaatcaacccttcgatttgcatgcataggatacccatggaagaaaatagtaaacccacaatcgaacaccaaagaagacttaacccaaacatgaaagaagtagtcaagaaagaaattttaaaactattagatgcaggtatcatatacccaatctttgatagtaaatgggttagtccagtacatgtagtttctaagaaaggtgggacaactgttatccaaaatgcaagcaatgaactaatccctactagagtagttattggttggcgaatgtgcatagaccaTAAGAAATTAAACGGTgctactagaaaagatcatttccctctcctcttcattgaccaaatgttagaaagattagtgaaacactcttatttctgttacctagatgggtattcgggattctttcaaattcctattcacccagaagaccaagaaaagacaacattcacttgcccctatggaacatttgcatataggagaatgccttttggtctttgtaatgcccctgctacctttcaaagatgcataatggctatcttttctgattatattgaagatatcatggaagtttttatggatgatttttccgtCTAtgaaactacttttgatgattgcctagctaatttatctaaggtgttgtaaagatgtgaagaatcaaacctggtcctaaattgggaaaaatgccacttcatggtaagggaaggcatagttctgggacatttgatatcagagagAGCAATTGAAGTAGATAAGGCAAAAatcgagatcattgaaaacataccaccaccaacatcagtcaagggagtgtgaagctttttgggacatgcaggattctacaaaagatttatcaaggacttttctagaatagctaagccacttactaacttgttaagtcaagatgttccctttgattttgatgaaaattgccttgtttcctttaacaggatcaaagaagccctgatatcagcaccaataatgtagccaccgaattgggagctaccattcgaggttatGTGCGACGCGAGCGACTTTGCAGTTagagcagtgctcgggcaaagaaaggataaaaaactccatgctatttattatgctagcaagacattagatgatgtgcaaatcaattatgccaccacaaaaaaggaattcctagcagtggtatttgcaatggacaagttcatatcttacctcattgggtcaaaagtcattgtatttacAGATTATGCTGCAATCcgataccttttgaacaagaaggaaggaaaaccaaggctgattcgatggatcctACTCttacaagaatttgaccttgaaataaaggacaaaaagggatccgaaaatgtagtagctgaccatctttccagactaAAGTTGGAGTACATGGAGGACTTTGAAGATTtttcaattgatgattcatttcctgatgagcaattacttgcattctccaaagctccatggtactctaattttcttaattttcttgtatgcaggatactgcctccaaacatgatttatcaacaaaggaagaaattcctacatgatgtaagatattacttatgggacaagagatgtaatgatgggctgataagaagatgcataccagaggaagatatggaaagtgtcatttatcactgccattgatcactatatggaggacatttcggCACCACAAAAATCGCAGTAAAAATTTTGCAaacagggttttactggccacatctgtttaaggatgtaagatcctttgtgctaggttgtgatcaatgccaaagaacaggtaacagttcaagaaggaatgaaatgccactgcatggtatacttgagatagaattgttcgatgtatggggaatagacttcatgggcccatttccctcttcccgtggaaacaagtatattctggttggagttgattatgtatcaaaatgggtagaagcaattgcgacaccaaccaacgatgctagagtagtcacaaggttccttaagaaaaatattttcgcAAGATTTGGCAC
It encodes:
- the LOC131178296 gene encoding uncharacterized protein LOC131178296, translating into MDTSVFPAAVSMQLSAVKTLNGSNFDDWKESLSMYLAIAKLDLVLRVDAPAELTDESTIAEKTYHEKWQNSNRAVAEKFKKFNKAQRSHHLSLLEHTQYDGVNGVREHIMTLISYFNKLKSFDLDLGESFRVWSILESLPPQFKILKNSYNSQQGEWIVDQLIAIVCQ